A window of Xiphophorus hellerii strain 12219 chromosome 19, Xiphophorus_hellerii-4.1, whole genome shotgun sequence contains these coding sequences:
- the mrps26 gene encoding small ribosomal subunit protein mS26, with amino-acid sequence MFQVIGGRSVQAARLLAPRSAVLVEAVRGRKSRTDPVAKSKEGRIKVPSPVDPVEMVVLKERYSEYELIMRALRMEFREGVLRKKYEEEMGSQAEQRARQEEEEHRALMDWNNQENLRILKARVLRIQQEEEEAERKKMEAAIRREQEQQEFIRQKEEEILKLQDEAKNFVTLENLDQRIEEALDNPKNYNFAIDKEGKVVKRTVLQ; translated from the exons ATGTTCCAGGTCATCGGGGGACGGAGCGTCCAGGCTGCCCGGCTCCTCGCGCCCAGGAGCGCCGTGCTCGTGGAGGCTGTCCGGGGCCGAAAGTCCCGGACCGACCCGGTGGCCAAGTCCAAAGAAGGACGGATTAAAGTGCCTTCACCCGTCGACCCGGTGGAGATGGTGGTGCTCAAGGAGAGATACTCGGAGTACGAGCTCATCATGAGGGCGCTTCG GATGGAGTTCAGGGAGGGGGTGCTGCGCAAAAAGTACGAGGAGGAGATGGGCTCCCAGGCTGAACAGAGGGCAaggcaggaagaggaggagcatcGCGCCCTGATGGACTGGAATAATCAGGAAAACCTGCGGATACTGAAAGCCAG AGTATTAAGGATccaacaggaagaggaggaagctgagaggaagaaaatggaagCCGCCATTAGGCGGgaacaggagcagcaggagtTCATCAGgcaaaaagaggaagagattTTGAAGCTGCAG GACGAGGCTAAGAACTTCGTCACCTTGGAGAACCTGGATCAGCGAATCGAGGAGGCGCTGGACAATCCAAAGAATTACAACTTTGCCATCGACAAAGAGGGGAAAGTGGTGAAAAGGACGGTGCTGCAGTGA
- the LOC116708615 gene encoding nanos homolog 1-like translates to MDFLDMRSPYDYTFNFWNDYLGLSTLVAKNKINSPICNPNSITESLKATLGLEDDSPVCSCLVGQARDADGALDSCCCCGAPAGSPPISIYDLKERISLLRPYEQLGGGESPSHGGSFAAFDLFSAERRRKQTQRGKPEPKVCVFCRNNGAPEEVYGTHILKTADGRVLCPILRAYTCPLCSANGDNAHTIKYCPLSKDQAGQRVPKGARAFGKRLKIF, encoded by the coding sequence ATGGACTTCTTGGACATGCGCTCACCTTATGACTACACGTTTAATTTCTGGAACGACTACCTCGGGTTGTCTACTCTTGTCGCCAAAAACAAGATCAACAGCCCGATCTGCAACCCGAACTCCATCACCGAGTCTCTGAAAGCGACTCTGGGTTTGGAGGACGACTCCCCGGTTTGCTCCTGCCTGGTCGGCCAGGCCAGAGACGCGGACGGAGCCCTggacagctgctgctgctgcggggcGCCCGCGGGCTCCCCGCCGATCTCCATCTACGACCTGAAGGAGCGCATCTCTCTCCTCAGACCGTACGAGCAGCTGGGGGGCGGCGAGTCCCCCTCACACGGTGGGAGCTTCGCCGCCTTCGACCTGTTCTCCGCCGAGCGACGGCGCAAGCAGACTCAGAGGGGGAAGCCGGAGCCGAAGGTGTGCGTCTTCTGCCGGAATAACGGCGCCCCGGAGGAGGTCTACGGCACCCACATCCTGAAGACCGCGGACGGGCGGGTCCTGTGCCCGATACTCCGGGCGTACACCTGCCCTCTCTGCAGCGCCAACGGCGACAACGCGCACACCATCAAGTACTGCCCGCTTTCCAAGGACCAGGCTGGCCAGAGGGTCCCCAAGGGGGCCAGGGCGTTCGGCAAAAGACTGAAGATATTTTAA
- the neff2 gene encoding neurofilament light polypeptide, which produces MSYESFFSHRRPWDSCKGSRPTTKSSMSSSLYSSLRAPPSGKRILKTTSSLLPDGSQRMDLVQVSSINTELLEMRSQEREQLVDLNDRFATYIEKVRHLELQNRALLAELDALRRRQNDPSRLQAFYEGEARSLRAMIDSENNEKMQMEAERDYLRDVYDQMKERHEDEARRRLDAEEGLQRAREEASRAVLYNCDTEATVVSLCDEIVFLKKVFAEEQAELQDQLQVANISVDVELSRPDLSTALRDIRAQYERLANKNMQAAEDWYKSKFVSVAEMASKNNEAVHAIREETMEYRRLLQSRSSEIEALRNVINSLNKQLEDLEDTQAKEVEKYQVRISELEQDITEAKQEMARYLRDYQDLLNVKMALDIEIAAYRKLLEGEEIRLTYPSLPALN; this is translated from the exons atgAGCTACGAGTCTTTCTTCTCCCACCGACGTCCTTGGGACAGCTGCAAAGGCTCCCGACCTACCACCAAGTCTTCCATGTCGTCCTCTCTGTACTCCTCTCTCCGAGCTCCTCCATCCGGAAAGAGGATCCTGAAGACGACATCCTCTTTGCTGCCGGACGGCTCACAGAGGATGGATCTGGTTCAGGTGAGTTCCATCAACACCGAGCTGCTGGAAATGCGGTCCCAGGAGAGGGAGCAGCTTGTGGACCTGAACGACCGCTTCGCCACTTACATCGAGAAGGTGAGGCATCTTGAGCTGCAGAACCGAGCCCTGCTGGCCGAGTTGGACGCATTGAGGAGGAGGCAGAACGACCCGTCCCGGCTGCAGGCATTCTATGAGGGGGAAGCTCGGAGTTTGAGAGCCATGATCGACTCGGAGAACAACGAGAAGATGCAGATGGAGGCAGAGAGGGACTACCTGCGGGACGTGTACGACCAGATGAAGGAACGCCACGAAGACGAGGCAAGGCGCCGTCTGGATGCTGAGGAGGGCCTGCAGAGGGCCAGAGAGGAGGCGAGTCGGGCCGTCCTCTACAACTGTGACACGGAGGCCACCGTGGTCTCTCTGTGTGACGAGATAGTCTTCCTGAAGAAAGTCTTTGCAGAAGAGCAAGCAGAGCTCCAGGACCAGCTGCAGGTGGCCAACATCAGCGTTGACGTAGAGTTGTCTAGGCCTGACCTCTCCACCGCCCTAAGGGACATCCGGGCTCAGTACGAGCGGCTCGCCAACAAGAACATGCAGGCCGCCGAGGACTGGTACAAGAGCAAGTTTGTGAGCGTGGCGGAGATGGCCAGCAAGAACAACGAAGCTGTCCATGCCATCCGGGAAGAGACTATGGAGTACCGGAGGCTGCTTCAGTCTCGTTCGTCTGAGATTGAAGCTCTGCGGAATGTCATCAACTCCCTAAACAAGCAACTGGAGGATTTGGAGGACACACAGGCCAAGGAGGTTGAGAAATACCAG GTGAGGATAAGTGAACTGGAGCAGGACATTACTGAGGCGAAGCAAGAGATGGCGCGCTACCTGAGAGATTACCAAGACCTTCTCAACGTCAAGATGGCCCTTGACATTGAAATTGCAGCGTACCG gaAACTCTTGGAGGGGGAGGAGATTCGACTGACGTACCCTTCCCTTCCTGCTCTGAATTAA